tttcTTGTGTGACCCACCAAATCAAACGGTTTAAAGTCAATTTAATACACGCAATGCACTGATCGAATAATTTCTTTCCGGCAACATCTATTTCGTTCGGCTAAATCGTGTCCCTCCATTGATGCCTTTGACTCTAAATTGGGGGGGAGGGATATGTAGGTTAGCTTGAGCTCATCTAATGACCCTAGAATAGATCATTTCTTAGGGTTCTACCTCTTCCTCTTCTGGTGATGTAAATccctcaagaagaagaaaaggacaatgAAGGGTGATAGACTTGTAAATTGGCAATGTATAGACATATGTTTACGAGAATGAATCAATGAACAAGCACTGTGGAATCTCCCTTTAATTCATACAAGGATATCTTCAATCAGCCATAGCCATATTTTGAGCAAGTCGAGTTTAGTTTCGTTCTCTTTGCTGTCCGAAATTCCGGAAGCAGGTATGATCGAGATCCCATCgagttttagaactaaatcaacaTCCCATTTTCAGCAAAAAGGAATTCAAACTTATTCCGATCCTCATTTCGAATAGGAACATCATATTCTCCTTCGCTTAATAATCGGCGTAATTAATGCTGGCCATCTAATTAGAGTCATGGGGGCGTGGACAATCTGTTTTTAGACGGAAGGAATGCAACCCACTTGATTTTAAGTGTTCAATGATCAAATTTTCTATCTTAAATTATGTCTGAATATTTTTCCTGATTTTTCAACCATCTTCTCTCGTCTTGTCGAGTTTTCTCTCTATCAATGGATAGAGTTCTTCTTCTACGTTAACTCTGTTTCCTCATCAGCTTGCTATCACTTTGCCGTCGCAATGCGAGTGACAATTCATCACCTTCctattctctcttcttcctgtCCATACTCTCAGCAGCTTACCCACAGTTCGCACACTACCCTTTTCTCCACTTAGCTCATCTTTCCTGCTTTTCGATCTTTCATCATCTGGGTCTTTCCTCATCTGCATGTCCACATTTTCTCTGTATACGGCCTTTATCTTCTGAGGCACCTTACCCTATCTCGCAATGGCTTCATGAATCTTGGTTTTACTTTCTGGGTTTCAGTTTCATCTGCATGTCTCCCTTTTTTCAGTATACGTCTTCATCTTATAAGGCGACAATCCCTCTCTGGTAATGGCTAGTGACGATGATACAGATGCATATCGAATTGCAGCACTCTGTCAAAAATTGGGACGTTTATgctcagaaaaagaaattgatgaatgGCATGTTCAACTCCCACCTGAAGCAGTTGAGGAATGCAAGTTGACATTAATCGATAAGGTTCCTTCGAATCCTACTTTTAACTTCCAAGCTTTCCAATCGGTATTGAAGAGGGCGTGGAAGTCCGACAAAGTTGATATCCTGCAGCGAGAAGAGGGAATTTATCTAGCAAAATTCCGGTCTCAAGCTGAAAAACAAAGAATCCTAGAAACTGGACCTTGGCAATTTTCGGGACATCTCATTAATTTCAAACCTTGGGTAGCCAACACCCCTCTGCACTGTTATGATTTTTCCACCTGTGTGTTCTGGGTCCAGGTCATTGGACTGCCTCTCGAATGCTGTATAGATGATATGATTCGTAAGGCAGTCAGTACAGTTGGCACTGTTTTGCAAATAAAATCAGATTTTGTACCTGGTTCCACTCTGAGAGCAGGTCGAGCACGAGTCGAGCTGCCTTTATCTGAACTATTGAAGGTTGGTAGACTCATTAAATTCAATAACCAAACTCTCTGGCTGGATTTCAGGTATGAAAGGTTACCTCACTACTGTTACTCCTGTGGTCGATTGGGCCATTACATTGACTCCTGTCTGTCTATACCTTTTGAGGAGACTATGATCACAGACTCTGAGAAAACACCTTATGGTCCCTGGATGAAAGCTGAAGTTCAGCAATATAGCCCATACTGGAAAGTTTTCTATGGACAATCatctgaggaggaggaaagggagGAATTAGTACCTGAGACACCTCCTTCCAATGTTCAACCCCTCCCTCTTTTACCACCACCTCTCCCCCAAGTACCTATTCCTGCGCAGCAAAGGAAATCCACTGTATCAAAGGGCTGTTCAGCAATATTGAACTCAGATTCCCCATCACATCATAATATTACTACTGCCTTAATTCCTGCGGAGGACAAGCTTAAAGGAGTGCAAATTCAGACCTCACTTccccaagaaaagaaaggcaaaagTGCTCGTCAGAGTATTAAAATAGGTCCTGCAAAGAAACCTAGACGTTATACACCATATGACATACCTGGAGGGCATCTGGGAGGTTTTGATGATTCACTCTTATTGGACACACCAATTGTAATGGTGACTGAAGAAAACATACGGGCGTTGGTGGCTGGCCCACAATAGCCACCTGTGCAAAGATGAAAATCAtcagttggaactgtcagggtttgggcaatcccctgacagttcaagctttAAAAGCCCTACCGGGCAAAAGAAAAGCCTCGACTTGTtgtttttgatggaaacaaagaatTGTGATGATGTTTTATTTCGTTTGAACGTACCTTGCGTTTTTTGCATCTTCGAGTATTCAGCCCTGTTGGCTCTGTAGGTGGCTTAGCCCTTTTTTGGAATGATGGCTTTCAGTCGACTAATTTCACCTCCTCTCAGCATTATTTTGATTTCATCAACCAGGACATTTCGGAAGGAAGGTCCATGAGGATTACTTGTCTTCATGCTCCTGCAGTTGATCAAGATCGTCGGTATCTTTGGCAGACTTTGAGAAGGAATAGCAGATCCAATGCTTTACCTTGGGTTTGCCttggtgattttaatgaaattcttcaCCGTTGGGAGAAAATGGGATCTCGACCTGCTGACTCTTATTGCTTGTCTTCTTTTCAAGAGGTTCTCAATGATTGCAGCTTGCTGGATCTCCCTTCTCATGGCTGCGCATTCACTTGGTCCAACAATCGAGATGGGGATGCCTTGGTAAAGGAACGTCTTGATCGAGCTGTCTGCACTGCTGACTGGCGCGTTATGTTCCCAAATGCTCAGGTGATTGCACTCCCTGCAGTAGGATCAGACCATAGTCCACTTGTTTTAAATACAAAACCCTGCATGGTTCGAAGAAAAAGACATTTTACCTTTGAAGTCTTCTGGAATCAGGATCTTGATTGTCACTCAGTCATTCAAACCTCTTGGCAATCCGGTTCAAGAAAGGACTCTCCTCTATCAGCAAAACTACGTGTGGTTGCTATTGATTTATCCATTTGGAGTCGTAAGAGGTTCTCCCACAACAGACAACAGTCAACACAATTGGAGCACCAGTTAGAAATGCTGACTAACCAATACCCTACCTCTCTAAATCAGGCACAGCAACAACTTTTAAAAGCAAAACTTCACAAGGTATGGCAGAGggaagagcaatattgggcGATGCGTTCTCGGATAAATTGGTTAAGGTGGGGAGATCGCAATACTAGattttttcatgccactacTCTCCAAAGACGACAACGTAATCATATTTCAGTATTGCGAGATAATCATCAACAATGGATTCGGGATCCTGACCAGCTCCAACAAATGACTACAGATTATTTTTCACTCCTATACACAACCTTTGGCCCTCGCTGTTATGACCAGATTTTACAACAATGTCCACAGATGGTTACCATTGAAATGAACAACATGCTTTTAGCACAGGTAACaatggaagaagtaaaagaggCCACTTTTCAGTTAGGTGCTTCAAAAGCCCCAGGTCTCGATGGTTTGACTGGTATGTTCTAACAATCTCATTGGGAGGTTCTTAAGGAAGATATTTATCGGGCAGTTCAACTATTTTTCAATTCTAGATCATTACCGGTGGACTTAAATAGAACTGCTATAACGTTGATCcccaaaaccccaaacccaGAATGTTTGGATCAATATTGACCTATTAGCTTGTGCAACTATgcttataaatttttttctaaagtaCTCAATAACAGGTTAAAACCCCTACTGCCTGCTCTAATTTATGaggaacaaagtgcttttgttgcTGGAAGACAGATTCAAGATAATGTTCTTATCGTACAGGAAGTCATTcatcatatcaaatttagaaaaaaaagcGTCATTTTCAAGATGTGCTCAAAATTGATATGCAGAAGGCCTATGATCGTATAGAATGAGATTTTCTTCAAGATTACCTACTTCGTCTAGGCTTTCAGTCTCATTGGGTACAGCTAATCATGCAGTGCATCTCAACTACAACTTTGTGTGTTAAAATGAATGGTAATTATCTACAGAGCTTTCATCCTACCAGAGGGCTTAGGCAAGGTGATCCTTTATCCCCTTACTTATTCATTCTCATTGCTAACCTCCTATCACTTCTCATTCGGAATGCTCTGGATATGGGCTTACTCAAAGGCATCAAATTGAATCAATGGTGTCCCACTTTATCTCATTTATTCTTCGCAGATGATGCCGTTTTTTACCTAAATGGTATCTCTAATGGAGTGCCAGAATctatctaacatcctaaatcaGTATTGTTTGGCCACTGGACAAGCTATTAATCGAAACAAATCTGGAATTTTCTTCAGTCCATCTTGTCCTATGTCACTACAAGAGAATTTGGCAAGTGAATTAAGGGTACCTATATTGCCGCGATGTGGTAAATACCTAGGGATACCTACTGATTGGGGCAGCTCTAAAAGGGATATGTTTTCTTGGATTCTGACTAGAGTTCAATTGAAATTAGAGGGGTGGAAGGAGAAGCTTATATCTAAGGGAGGGAAGGAAGTTCTGCTCAAGACAGTGATTCAATCTATTccacaatatgccatgtctatTTTTAAGATTCCTAGATCCTTATGTAAAATTATAGAACAGCGTATGGCTAAATTCTGGTGGAACAATGAAACAAGCAAAGCTGGAATTCATTGGCAGTGTTGGGGACGACTACAGAACCGAAAGGAGGAAAGGGGTTTGGGTTTCAGAGATTTAATCAGTTTCAATGAAGCCATGCTTGGTAAGCAAGCATGGCGTCTTATTCATCAACCATTCTCATTATGGGGCAAGTTCTTTAGAggattatattttcattcatccACCTTTCTTAAAGCTGTCAAGGGCTCCCGCCCATCATGGGGCTAGCAGAGCCTCTTGAGTGGACGAGCAGCTACCTTACCCAACATCCGTTGGTCAGTAGGAGATGGTAAATGCATTAGTATCAGAGAAGATCGATGGCTATCCATGGGTATTCTAGGTGGACCAAAGGCCCAAGAAGAACCCCTCCTAGTAGCTGATCTTATTGATCAGTCTACCGATTCATGGAAAATCGACTTACTGCACAGATTCTTCGACTTGCCAATAATTCAAGAAATTGCAGACATTCATATTAGACCAACTTTTACCAAAGATGCACTCATTTGGACAGCTACAAATCAGGGTACGTACACCGTAAAATCAGCATACCATGCAATCACACAGACTAAATCAAGTGGATTAACAGCTGGTGCTTCTACTTCATACCAAACTCCTACCTGGCTTTGGCgcaatctatggaagatgccTGCAGCTCCTAAGATCCGTATATTCCTCTGGTCCATTTGTAACGACTCCATAGCTACAAGACACAACCTGCATCGAAGGCATATTATAAACAATCCTTGTTGCTCAATATGTAAAAACCAGATTCCAGAAACTTTAGAACATTTGTTTTTACTCTGTTTGTGGACTAATCAAGTATGGTCGCACTCAAAGATTGGCTTATCAATTGACCCTAACAATATACAGAGGCTGGACTCATGGATTGTATCCACAGTAGGCAATGGCAACCGCTTACCTTGACTCGCGCTGATATCCAATGTCCTGTGGCAGATCTGGCGGGTTCGGAACGGCTTCCTTTTCAGAGGCAAATTTCCTAATCCAACCCTGGTCATAGAAGCAGCTCTAACTCATACCCAAGTAGATCGATTGTCTTCGCCCTCCAATGCACATCAGCATCCCTCCGTCACACAAATGGGACATCTCTGGCGTCCCCCAGATCCTGGCACACTGAAGATTAACATTGACGGATCTCATCACCAGGGCAGTAATCAAGGCAGTATCGCTAGTATTTGCAGGGATTACCAGGGTAGACTTACCGATATTTTCTCAGCAAGGGTCGCAGCGTCCTCCGCTATGCAGGTTGAGATCCAAGCCCTATCCTTGACGCTTCGACATCTTCTTGATCAGGGGCTCCAAAATGCATCACTCTTCGTCGAATCTGATAACCTCTCCCTAGTGGAAGCATTGAATCGAAGAGCACAGTCGCCATGGCCGGATCGTGCTCTCTTCTCAAAGGCAGCCTTTCTGTTCTCTCTTTTCCCCAATCTTTCGCTAGGGTTCTGCCCTAGGGAGGCCAACACGGTCGCTGACTGGGCTTGTAAAGCCCATAATAGAAATCCTACGATTAGCATATCCACTCTTCATCCGCCCCTTCCTCTCTTGAACCTGTTATGTGCGGATGCTATTGCAGCTGGTTGTACGGATTACTCTTATTAATATATGATGTTGTTTtaccgtaaaaaaaaaaaaaatgatcaaatgtTCTCTCTCCTGCTTTGATTTTCTAGGGTTCATGAGCTTCCATCTCTCTCTGATCAATTAACAAAGCATCAATATCATCAAGGGACGCTCGATCCGTCTTGTAACCCTAAAAATGCTTTTACCATCATCATGATTTACATCTTACACACAGATTTAAATTAGAGGAACAATCTCCTTaggagaaacaaagaaaatgcgTAACAAATTtcggaaggaaagagaaattaatTCCACGAAGCGAGCAATCCCCAATAAATAAAACATAGAAATCCCctaaagctattttttttttttttgtctaatacGAATTAAATGCCATCAAATTCCACATTATTTAGCCTACGTGGAGGCATGATCCGAATCGATGTTCTCACATTGGATACAAGATATATGATTCGATATATACGTATATATAGGTATATACATATCTATGTATAAATGTGTCGGCCtaattcctttaaaaaaaaaaaaaaacccccaaaTTTTATGTCCAATCCCAATTCTACctcgatttcaaaaaaaaaaaaaaaaaatactcaaattttGGGTCAAGTTCCAATTCTGGCTTGACCTAtcttttatctaaaaaaaaatcctaaaatttaggTACAGTCTCaaatctattattattattattattattattattattattattattattattattattattattattattttgtctaaGGGCAAAATCACTAATTTTTACTCTAGTCCCAGATCTACCTCCATTATCtctttgtccaaaaatcacCATCAATCGACACTAATTTGTATATTCTAAAacggtttcattttgaagataAATTTCTATGTCACCTTACTAATGTGGATTTGTTATCGATGTGAAATGACTAGATCACGGTGGTAGGTTTTAGAATAGATggaaagtttgtgatttttatttttagacaaaataaaatttgggcaAATTTGAGAATAGACttaaagtttggagtttttttttccgGAGACAAACGAAAAAAGTTCGAGGCAAGTTGAAATTGGATCTAAAGTTTGGAGTTTGTTCTAGGATAAAAAAAGGTTCGGGAAAAATTGTGATTAGATGTAAAGCTGGGGTTTCTTTAGGGAAGTAAGCCTCTACATGGCACATGGGGTTGGGGCCCAGCTAGCAATTTCATGCGCCATCATTTCGGTCAAAATAAACGGAGTGGAAAAAAGCTACCTCCATGATTGCGCGAAGACTCTTGACTTTGCTACCTCTTGACTTCGTTACCTCCCAAAGCAGCAATAGTGTCATCCATCGTTGCACGAAGACTTGTTCTAGGAGGTACAGAAACCGATGGTTAGTTCTAGGAACCTACCGAATGGATCCGGTTCTGCAGTAGGGTTTTCACCTGCCCTCACTCACCTCAAACACAAGTGTCTACTATACCAGTCTGTTCGATGGTAGTTAAGACTTTTATCCTAACGTAGTGTCTACCTTCACCACCATAAAACCCTTAATCCATCTTCTATCTTTATCTTCCCGAGGAGGAGGTAATACTGGAGTGATATTACGCGGTTTCCCACTCCAGGACAAATCTCCCACCTATTTCTTCCCCTTACCTCTCTCTCCCTAGTTCCGCGAAGCTACCTCCCAGGATTGCACGAAGACTCTTGACTTCGCTACCTCCCAAAGCAGCAGCAGTGTTATCATCATTGCGCAAAGACTCTTGACTTCGCTACCTCTCTCTCCATAATTGCGTGAAGACTCTTGACTTCGCTACCTCCCAAAGTAGCAACAGTATCATCTAAGGTGTGCTACAGAAACTGCCTGGATCGGACCCAACCAACTGATTTCGGACTTCTCCGGAGAGGGCGGTCCGGTTTTCAGTTTCCAGTTTCAAGGTGAAAACCGGACCAACCAAATTGGACTggttgatataaaaaaaaaggttgagaaaAACCCTCTTGCTGTTTTTAGATTATGCTTTCCCCACCTTCCCTTTTTGCTTTCCCCTCCCTTCGACGAACACAAGCTGAGAAAAATCATGTTCCGTTATGCAAAGACCTCATGTTCAGCACTAGCATATGAACAAATCCCCGGTTGTTTGTGTAGCCACCTCACATAGAGGGCTTCCATTCGCCAAGGTTATTCTCCCTTTGCGAATAGCTTGCTCTTATAACGTGTTGGGAAAATACAGCTTCGAATTGGGTAAAACAATGAAGTTAGATTTTTAGAGTAATTAAATCTGATTTTAAGGtgtgatttcattttctttaaggatttatttgcctcataaagttgctaatggtcaccggtaAATATCCTCaaaaatacaacaaagtctcaaaatgaaaatactagataacaattctagtatttctccaaggtctctctaagaaacaattgaaaagatgactgtagtttttcagaaaaaaatgctcaaaaagataaaaaaaatatcatactccatttttctaaaaactgacatatatatataaaatagtcTTAAAACATaggcaactcttcgtgaaaaattgcaaaaataaacaaacgtaTCCTTTCAAAAATTGCCCAGATGAACAAAGGCGTCCATTcggaaaaacttgaaaaaatggaCAAATGCAATTCTTCGAGAAAAGTTGCAAATTGAACGAGTATCTTTTCCAaaagttgtcttgaaaagacacaaacaaaaattcagaataattaaaaaaatatattattataattatttttttaataaataaaatttagatttttttttaatttccaaaaattctcaataaacaaaacaacatttgaattgattaaagttaataagataactatacgaaagaaaaaaaataaaataacaaaggggttagtgctaattaaactaCGGGCACGCAAGCGTGGTAAGTGCGCCTAATAATCTCACActcgcacgcgggtatggtgagGTCTAGCTCACACTTAATCATTTCTTTAGGTATACTAAAGAAACcccacacttattaattggcccacttcctcccacttttcctatgtgggacaagAAAAATACACTTAGTTTGTTtaacaaacaaacttccaacataACGTTTGGCCAGGATGCCTcctgcataaataaggaaatcTTGGTAGAAAGAGCCAAGTTCTTGTCAATCCTTAAAGGTTTTAGGTCTCTTTCTCCTTGTTGTTACTGTTAATATTGCTTGTGGTACAATTTGACTTTAAGACATCCATTCTTGCTAATTTGTTATCTTTCTCAGCCTTTTTCAGTTTTGCCTCCTCAAACAATAAATTACCGGTTCCACTAGACCGGATTGGACTGGTCGGTCAATTCGGTTCCCGGTTTTAGGATCGGTCGGTCTGATTCTCGGTCCTAGAATCTAGAAACTAGTCCCCCCAGTCCGGTTCCCGAATCCACCTTggaatcggaccggaccggGAACCGATTAGTCCTAGtatcatcctctctctctctctctctctcatcaaaACTTTGCCTATTACAACTCCATTTTATCTTATGTAGCAAGTGGGAATGATTCTCAATCTTAGCGCGACCAGCTCTCATTAAGTAAGAGCTCCATCCTCATGCATTTGTATATTCTCCAGTACTCTCCCTtactcctccctccctccctccctcgccCCCTCTcgctcccctctctctctctttctctcttctctctctcgagttTGCAACTATGGGAAACCCTGAAGCAAACTCTTCTGATTACCAGCAAGACCAAGCAGATTCCAATGTCCAAATTCAGAATAATGTCCAGGTATCTTATGATGAtaacagcaacagcaacaacCCGGCTCACTACGATCCGAACCCACAACGCGACCAGCCGTATCAGCCCCTCCAATCCGGAGGCGACGACAATGGCCTGAATCTACAATACCAGCAGAACGATGCCGCGAGTAACCAAaggcagcagcagcaacagcagttCAGCGCTGCGCAGAACGCGCGGTCACCACCACAATTCAACCAGCCCTTTGCGATGGCACCGCCCCCTCAGCCTGTGGCGCAGTTCCCGCCTCAAAGCCCTCAAATGAACCCAACTTATGCGAATCAAGGGGCTTATCCGCCGCAGCAGCAGCCAGCCTACCCTCCGGCGGCGGTGGCACCTCAACAATATCCTCCTCAACAGCAACTGCAATATGCTCAACAGAGCGCACCCCAGGTTTACCCTCAGAGCACGCCACAACCGAAGCCATATCCTCCTTCCCAAGCTTATCAACAACAGATGGCCGCTCAGCCTGTGCAGTTCCCACCGCCGGCAGGCGAAGTGCAGTACGCCGCGGTGCCGCCTTCGCTGATCAAGCCGGGAGTCCAGGGACACAACGGCACGGCTCAGGGCATTCCAATGCAGGCGAACATGATGGGCAACGTCAACACTGAAGGATGGACGACAGGGCTGTTTGATTGCATGGACGACCCCTTGAACGGTAAGATTAtcacacaaatttaccaaagaaATGATGTAACAGTTTTTTCAGTGTCTGATATCCAAATCGGGCTATTTTTGTGGACATGCATCGTTGTCCTACTTTTAGATGCGTGTCACGATGATGAGTAATGCTAGTTAGTTTAATACTGACGTTGATAACATCTCTAATGTCTTCCCTTGCTCTTCAGGTTCGTCGTTTTGACAAATGAGTAATTGAGTTTTACGTGGCAATGACAACATATATTATCAGGATCAAGTATCTAATACGTATTATGTCTCCCATGTTTCAGCTGTTATAACGTGCCTCTTCCCATGCTTGACGTTCGGCCAGGTCGCAGAGCTCATAGACAACGGCACAACCAGTAAgtggaaaaagaacagaaagaaACAACTCATCATGTCTTGACCGAAATCACTTGCATAACTTATTGTTTTTTTGGCGTGTTGTGATGATCGTAGCTTGTGCGACGGCTGGAATGATGTACGCGCTGATCGGCTGCTTCATCGGGTTGCCATGCATCTACTCATGCACGTTCCGATCGAAGCTCAGGAGCAAGTTTGGGCTGGTGGAGTCGCCTGCTCCGGATTGGATCGTCCACTTCCTGTTCGAGCCCTGTGCTCTTTGCCAAGAGTACAGAGAACTTAACCGCCGAGGCTGGAATCCCGCCATTGGTAAATTGATTACTCCTTCTTAGAGTCAACTTATAATAGCTATACAAAGGATTCTTATTTAGCAAGGTATACGAGGACAAACCAGTTGAACAAAcattcaaagttgaaaagagTTCAGACATATCTCATGTCCAGTTGAAAAATTGTGTGATTCATTCTATTGTTTTACTTTTGGACAGGATGGGTGGGCAACGTTCAAAGACAACAGCagatgcagcagcagcaggtTGCCATGATGCCCCCCATGAGTCAAACAATGATGGCTTGATGAGTTGTGATGTGTTGAATGCGTTCATGTCCAAAACTCTTGTGTCGTCTTTTTGAGTTCCTTTGATTTTAAGGTTGTCCTACTGAAAAAGGTTGCTAAGAATTGTTTAGGGGTCATTTCTTATGCCATTGTAATGGAATGGTTGAATTAACAGGTTGTAAGTTATTTCTTTGCTTGTCACCATGGACAAAAATTGCCATATTGTGAATGACGTTTAGTAAATTTCTCTATGGCAgttataattttccttttatcacGTTTTAGCGATTTCAGCACGTGTGTATCAATACATTAAAATTTGTAGATCTCTAATTGGTCTAGGAAAGTCAATTGATGATGACTATAGTTAAGAAATTACAATTGGTTAGAATTTGATTCTACCTAAGGGAAGGCTTTCAAAGCCTG
The nucleotide sequence above comes from Eucalyptus grandis isolate ANBG69807.140 chromosome 2, ASM1654582v1, whole genome shotgun sequence. Encoded proteins:
- the LOC104434400 gene encoding protein PLANT CADMIUM RESISTANCE 6, producing MGNPEANSSDYQQDQADSNVQIQNNVQVSYDDNSNSNNPAHYDPNPQRDQPYQPLQSGGDDNGLNLQYQQNDAASNQRQQQQQQFSAAQNARSPPQFNQPFAMAPPPQPVAQFPPQSPQMNPTYANQGAYPPQQQPAYPPAAVAPQQYPPQQQLQYAQQSAPQVYPQSTPQPKPYPPSQAYQQQMAAQPVQFPPPAGEVQYAAVPPSLIKPGVQGHNGTAQGIPMQANMMGNVNTEGWTTGLFDCMDDPLNAVITCLFPCLTFGQVAELIDNGTTTCATAGMMYALIGCFIGLPCIYSCTFRSKLRSKFGLVESPAPDWIVHFLFEPCALCQEYRELNRRGWNPAIGWVGNVQRQQQMQQQQVAMMPPMSQTMMA